The genome window TGCTGGTCCCGGACGACGTCGCGGCGCTGGTGCTGGATCCGGCGTTCCGCGGCACCGACGTCGAAGCCGCGGCCGCCGGGTTCCCCGGCCCGGTCCACTGGCACCACGGGTTCCGGCTCTCCGTGGCCGTCCTCGCCGAGCACGCGGACTACCGGGGCGAGGACGTCGTGCGGACCGGGACGGAGATCGCCGAAGACGGGTGGCTGGACGCCCGCGTCATCGGGGCGGCCGTCCGCGCCGGACGGCACGATCCCCAGCTGCTCAAGCGCGTGTGGCACTGCACCGCGCGGTTCGGCCTACGCGGGTAGCAGCGCGTCGGCCAGCCGTCGCCAGTGCGGCAGGGCCGAAGTGCCCGGTTCGACGCCGATCACCTGGACGCCGACGTGGTCGGCGCCGGCGTCGAGGTGGGCCTGCAGCTTGCCGGTGACGGTGTCGAGGTCGCCCCAGAACACGAGGTCGTCGACGAGCCGGTCGCTGCCGCGGCCGCCGTCGATGTCCGCTTCGGTGTAGCCGAGCCGCTGGAACTTCGCGACGTTGAACCGCGAAGTGAGGTAGGTGTGCAGGTGGGCGCGGGCGATCTCCCGCGCGCGAGCCGCGTCGGTCTCGAACAGCACCGCGTGCTCGACGCCGAGGAACGGGCCGTCGCCGAGGATCTCCCGCGCCTGGGCCGTGTGCTCCGGGGTCACGTGGTAGGTGTGCGCGCCCGCCGACCGGTCACGGGCCAGCGCCAGCATCTTCGGGCCGTACGCGGCCAGCAGGCGCCGCGTACCCGGTGCGGGGGACTCGTCCATGGCGTCGAGGTAGTCGCTCATCGCCTGCAGCGGGCGGGCGCCGGGTTGGCCGGCGCCGTAGCCGAGGCCGAGCAGGTGGCGGTCCGGGTAGGCCTCGGCGAGCAGCCGCGCCGCGGCCTGGGTTCGGCGCGGCTCGCGCGCCCAGATCTGCGCGATCCCGTTGACGACGGTGAGGCGCTCGGTGACCGACAGCAGGAACCCGGCGTGCGTCAGCGCTTCCCGGCCGTGGGTCTCCGGGACCCACACCGCGGGCCAGCCGAGTTCTTCCAGCTCCCGCACGGAGTCCCGGATCAGGCCGGCCGGCTGGTCGTCGAAGTCGAAGGTCCAGATCCCGTAGCGGCCGAGCCGCGTGTTCTCGATCGTACCCATGAATCGAAGTATCGCAGAGTTACGATATGAGTCGCCAGTGGGGTCGGCGGGCGGGGGAGGGGAGTGGTCAGAGGGAGTGGCCGAGCACGGCGACGAACTCCGCGATCCGGGCTTCGTCGCGCTTGTAGTGCGTCCACTTGCCGACGCGCGTCGCGCGGACCAGGCCGGCACGCTGGAGCGAGGCCATGTAGGCCGACACGGTCGACTGGGCGAGGCCCAGCTTCTCCTGGATGTGGCTCACGCACACGCCGACCTCGATCGGGTCGGCGATGGCCCGCTCGACGGGGAAGTGCTCCTCCGGCTCGCGCAGCCACCGCAGGACCTGCAGGC of Amycolatopsis solani contains these proteins:
- a CDS encoding TIGR03620 family F420-dependent LLM class oxidoreductase, which translates into the protein MGTIENTRLGRYGIWTFDFDDQPAGLIRDSVRELEELGWPAVWVPETHGREALTHAGFLLSVTERLTVVNGIAQIWAREPRRTQAAARLLAEAYPDRHLLGLGYGAGQPGARPLQAMSDYLDAMDESPAPGTRRLLAAYGPKMLALARDRSAGAHTYHVTPEHTAQAREILGDGPFLGVEHAVLFETDAARAREIARAHLHTYLTSRFNVAKFQRLGYTEADIDGGRGSDRLVDDLVFWGDLDTVTGKLQAHLDAGADHVGVQVIGVEPGTSALPHWRRLADALLPA
- a CDS encoding ArsR/SmtB family transcription factor, translated to MTTRTDSQPDVEQLLDVFKALANPVRLQVLRWLREPEEHFPVERAIADPIEVGVCVSHIQEKLGLAQSTVSAYMASLQRAGLVRATRVGKWTHYKRDEARIAEFVAVLGHSL